TTCAAATAAAATTGAATTCCGTTCATCCAGTCGATGGACTTCGACAGCAGACGGATGTTCCCTAATTCATGATGAGCCGTTGCCATTTCGTTCGTAATAAAATCTGACATGATCTCTACCGGAAACGCAGCTACATAGTAATCAGCTGTGATCGTGCGGCTCTCTCCATTCTTCACTACCGATACTCCGGTGATATGACCGTTCTCATAATGGAATTCCTTCACTTGCGCCTCAGTTTCGTAGCTGGCACCTTTGCTCTCGATATAATGAACCCAGGCGTCGATCCAGCGATTGTTCGTAGGTCCATCCAGTATGCGTACAAACGATAAGCCTGGGGTCAAAATATCCAGCGTCATCTGTGCCGCAACTGTACCTACCGTTTTGGTATTCGCTTTAGTGGACTTGCAGGCGACCAGTGTCTTCGTTATATTGCCGAACACTTTGCGGAAGGCTGGAGAATATTTGTCTGCTTCAATGAAATCCCACCAAGGTATGTCTTGATATTCATTCTCTCGTCTCTCATCACAGCTGGTCATGACCTGCCATAGCTTGGATGTATATTGTTCCAGATCAGCTTCTGTTAAGCCTAGTCCATTATCAAATAACAATTTGATTAAATCACGGAGATCATCAAGTGAGAATTTCATCTCGGTCACGAGTGGAACGAGTGGATGTGTCTCTGTAGAAATATCCAGACGGGGCACTTCCACCAAATTATCGTATACCATCTTCCCATTCTCATAAGGGATTTTCTTCATCGAGTCAATGACATGTCTATAGAACTTCGGAAATAACCGAAATCCGTGCTCTCCTGGAAGATCCGAACGATCCCCTACAGCAGAACCGGAATAAGGCATGCTGCGTGCTTTTCCCCCTGGAATCTCCTTGAATTCGTACACCTCAACTTCAAAACCGCGATCGACGAGCTCATGTGCTGCCGTTAGACCAGCCACGCCTCCACCTAATACTGCCACTTTCTTGCCCATACTTCCCCTCCCCATGTTATATGAAGTGTTATTCTCCCTCATCATAGCAAATTTCGACAAAAAAGTATTATATTCATCTAGAAAATTTATTTATCATCATGATCATGCTTGTCAGGATCCGGTTCCTTCGTCATCTTCTCAAATACGACTCTGCCTATCAATATTACTACAATAATACCTATCGCAAAAAATACACCTGCATACACCTGAAATGTTCCTCCTCATTCCCTCACGATCCATGAGGTTGTCTACATTGTATTATAACCTCCTATATGCGGAAGAGGATTGAACACTGTGTGAATTGCTACTATTAAAAAAAGTGCTCATGACTACCTAACGGCAGTCATGAGCACTCTGATCATTCGAATCATCTTTTATATTGCAGTTCTATTTCGTCTCCAGAACCTTGTCAGCGGACTCCATCCATTGGTAATGGAAGGTTCCTTCCTTATCCACACGTTTGAACGTATGCGCGCCGAAGTAATCGCGCTGAGCCTGCAGCAAGTTCGCCGGAAGACGCTCAGTACGATAGCTGTCATAGTAGGCGAGAGCAGAAGCGAACGCAGGAACCGGAATGCCATACTGAACGGCAATAGAAACTACTTTTCTCCAAGCTTCCTGATAGTTGTTCACGACCCAGCCGAAGTAATCATCCAGCAGCAGATTTTTGAGCTCCGGATTCTTGTCATAAGCTTCCTTGATATTCTCGAGGAAACGGGCACGGATAATGCAGCCTCCTCTAAAGATCATGGCAATGCTTCCGAAATTCAGATTCCAGTTGTACTCATCTGATGCGGATCGAAGCTGTGCAAATCCTTGGGCGTAAGAAGCAATCTTACTCGCATACAAAGCTTTACGAACGGCTTCGATAAATTCTTTTGCGTCACCATCATAAGGCTTGGTATCAGGACCGCTTAGAATCTTACTGGCCTGTACGCGTTCTTCCTTCATTGCCGACAGGAAGCGTGCAAATACAGATTCAGTTACGATGGAGAGCGGAACCCCCAGGTCAAGAGAGCTCTGACTTGTCCATTTACCGGTACCCTTCTGACCAGCAGCATCCAGAATGACATCAACCATCGGCTTACCTGTATCCGGATCTTGTTTGGAGAAGATATCCGCTGTAATCTCGATCAAGTAACTGTCCAGCTCACCGCGATTCCACTCTGTGAAGATCTCATGCAGCTCATCTGTATTCAGATGAAGTACATCCTTCAAGAGGTGGTATGCCTCACCGATTAACTGCATATCCCCATATTCGATACCATTGTGCACCATCTTCACATAATGACCGGAGCCGCCTTCTCCAATATAAGTCGAGCAAGGATCTCCATTTACTTTTGCAGAAATGGCCGTAAGAATAGGTTCCACGAGATCATAAGCATCCTTTTGCCCACCAGGCATAATGGCCGGTCCTTTAAGTGCTCCTTCTTCGCCGCCGGAAACACCAGCTCCGATAAAGCGTAGTCCTTTGGCTGCGAGCTCTTGATATCTGCGCTCAGTATCAGGGAAATAGGCGTTTCCACCATCAATAAGAATATCTCCCTCTTCCAAGTGAGGTACAAGCTGTTCAATAAGCGCATCCGTCGGTTCGCCGGCTTTGACCATCATCATGATCTTACGCGGTGTTTCAATGGATGCGACGAATTCCTCAATACTGTATGTGCCTACAAAATTTTTACCTTCTGCTTCTGACAACAGTTCTTTCGTCTTCTCAGACGAACGATTATATAAAGCTACAGTGAAGCCTTTGCTCTCCATATTTAAGGCTAGATTCTTACCCATGACCGCAAGGCCAGCTACTCCGATTTGTTGTTTGCTCACGAATCTCTTCTCCTCCTGTTACTGTTTCCAGTTTACTTGGATTACTTCACGCTTTTTTGCCAATCCGCTGCAAATTTATCAAGACCTTGATCTGTCAGTGGATGTTTAGAGATTTGCTCAATAACAGAGAAAGGTACAGTAGCGATATGTGCACCTGCCATAGCAACACGTGTTACGTGATCCGGATGGCGCACAGAGGCTGCGATAATTTGTGTATCCAGGCTGTGTGTACGGAACAG
This sequence is a window from Paenibacillus urinalis. Protein-coding genes within it:
- the gndA gene encoding NADP-dependent phosphogluconate dehydrogenase → MSKQQIGVAGLAVMGKNLALNMESKGFTVALYNRSSEKTKELLSEAEGKNFVGTYSIEEFVASIETPRKIMMMVKAGEPTDALIEQLVPHLEEGDILIDGGNAYFPDTERRYQELAAKGLRFIGAGVSGGEEGALKGPAIMPGGQKDAYDLVEPILTAISAKVNGDPCSTYIGEGGSGHYVKMVHNGIEYGDMQLIGEAYHLLKDVLHLNTDELHEIFTEWNRGELDSYLIEITADIFSKQDPDTGKPMVDVILDAAGQKGTGKWTSQSSLDLGVPLSIVTESVFARFLSAMKEERVQASKILSGPDTKPYDGDAKEFIEAVRKALYASKIASYAQGFAQLRSASDEYNWNLNFGSIAMIFRGGCIIRARFLENIKEAYDKNPELKNLLLDDYFGWVVNNYQEAWRKVVSIAVQYGIPVPAFASALAYYDSYRTERLPANLLQAQRDYFGAHTFKRVDKEGTFHYQWMESADKVLETK
- a CDS encoding hydroxysqualene dehydroxylase — encoded protein: MGKKVAVLGGGVAGLTAAHELVDRGFEVEVYEFKEIPGGKARSMPYSGSAVGDRSDLPGEHGFRLFPKFYRHVIDSMKKIPYENGKMVYDNLVEVPRLDISTETHPLVPLVTEMKFSLDDLRDLIKLLFDNGLGLTEADLEQYTSKLWQVMTSCDERRENEYQDIPWWDFIEADKYSPAFRKVFGNITKTLVACKSTKANTKTVGTVAAQMTLDILTPGLSFVRILDGPTNNRWIDAWVHYIESKGASYETEAQVKEFHYENGHITGVSVVKNGESRTITADYYVAAFPVEIMSDFITNEMATAHHELGNIRLLSKSIDWMNGIQFYLKEDVPVAPGHVMYFDSPWSLTSISQAQFWDGFDWSNYGDGQVKGVLSVDISDWETEGIHIRKPAMDCTPEEIKEEVWEQLKRGLNVGSTILRDEVLHSWFLDTDIHFENPHHTVNLEPLLINEVGTWELRPNAYTSIPNLFLASDYVKTNTDLATMEGANEAGRRAVNAILHAAGSSQKQCKIWEMYEYDLLGVDYLAPWHAHDRHRYHKGLPWDGKI